A window of Vibrio ishigakensis contains these coding sequences:
- the lspA gene encoding signal peptidase II, which translates to MSALKATGLRWLWLAALIFVADIAIKSVVMDNMEYGWANRIEVLPFFNLLYVHNYGAAFSFLGDQSGWQRWLFTGIAFAVCAMLMVWMKRLPHSDKWNNIAYALIIGGAIGNVFDRIVHGFVVDYLDFYWGTYHWPAFNLADTAIVIGAGMVILDGFISKKPGTEA; encoded by the coding sequence ATGAGCGCACTTAAGGCAACAGGGTTGCGCTGGCTATGGTTAGCCGCCCTGATATTTGTTGCAGACATCGCTATCAAGTCAGTAGTGATGGACAACATGGAGTATGGATGGGCGAACCGCATTGAGGTACTGCCTTTCTTTAACTTGTTGTATGTCCATAACTATGGCGCGGCATTCAGCTTCTTGGGTGATCAAAGCGGTTGGCAACGTTGGTTGTTTACCGGCATCGCTTTTGCTGTCTGTGCCATGCTTATGGTATGGATGAAGCGCCTACCACACAGTGATAAGTGGAATAACATCGCTTATGCACTGATCATCGGTGGTGCTATCGGCAATGTATTCGATCGTATCGTGCATGGCTTCGTGGTGGACTACCTAGATTTCTACTGGGGAACCTATCATTGGCCAGCTTTTAACTTGGCGGATACCGCCATAGTTATTGGTGCAGGTATGGTCATTCTCGACGGCTTTATCAGTAAAAAGCCTGGGACTGAAGCATAA
- the secG gene encoding preprotein translocase subunit SecG produces MFETLLVIYLLAALGVIGLVLIQQGKGADMGASFGAGASNTVFGASGSGNFLTRMTAIFATVFIVVCLILGNMSTHKTESQWVDPTAGQATTQQTDNAASEVPAETGEEIPQ; encoded by the coding sequence ATGTTTGAAACTCTACTTGTGATTTACCTGTTGGCTGCGCTTGGTGTTATTGGCCTAGTACTGATTCAACAAGGTAAAGGCGCAGATATGGGAGCCTCTTTCGGTGCTGGCGCATCAAACACAGTGTTTGGCGCAAGCGGCTCAGGAAATTTCCTAACCCGAATGACTGCAATTTTTGCAACTGTATTTATCGTTGTTTGTTTGATTCTAGGTAATATGTCTACACATAAAACCGAATCACAGTGGGTTGACCCAACAGCAGGTCAAGCGACTACACAACAAACGGACAACGCAGCGAGTGAAGTTCCAGCCGAAACTGGCGAAGAAATTCCTCAATAA
- the rimP gene encoding ribosome maturation factor RimP: protein MTGLERQLTEMLEPPVVASGYELVGLEFIRAGEYSTLRIYIDSENGINVDDCAEVSHQVSAVLDVEDPISVVYNLEVSSPGLERPLFKPAHYEQFLDHEVSLVLKMGVGNRRKWKGIIRKVDGETITIEADKEEHEFVLSNISKANLIPKF from the coding sequence ATGACTGGTTTAGAAAGACAGCTAACTGAAATGCTTGAGCCGCCAGTAGTGGCATCAGGCTATGAGCTAGTTGGACTTGAATTTATACGTGCTGGTGAATACTCAACACTACGTATCTATATCGATAGCGAAAACGGTATCAATGTAGATGACTGTGCTGAAGTTAGTCATCAGGTTAGTGCGGTACTCGATGTAGAAGATCCAATTTCGGTTGTATACAACCTAGAAGTTTCTTCACCAGGTCTTGAACGCCCTCTATTTAAACCTGCACACTACGAGCAGTTTCTGGATCACGAAGTCAGCCTAGTTTTGAAAATGGGTGTTGGTAACCGCCGCAAGTGGAAAGGCATTATCCGCAAAGTAGACGGTGAAACCATCACTATCGAAGCTGACAAAGAAGAGCATGAGTTCGTATTGAGCAACATCTCTAAAGCCAATCTGATTCCTAAATTTTAA